A window of the Bacillus sp. A301a_S52 genome harbors these coding sequences:
- a CDS encoding YitT family protein, translated as MIAKIQFKNIFFILLGTAIMSFGLVYFNMENNLADGGFTGITLILYFVLNIDPAYSNIVLNIPLFILGWKVLGRNAFIYTLIGTIAVSVFLWLFQRYKWFALPLDDDLTLAALFAGVFIGTGLGIVFRFGGTTGGVDIIAKLGFKYFGWSMGRTMFIFDALVITSSLFYLNYREAMYTLLAVFVSAKVIDFMQQGAYSGKAAMIISDHASDISSAIMREMDRGATILKGRGTFTGHDRDVLYCVVGRNEMVRLKNLISKVDPHAFVTLTDVQDVLGEGFTLDENKKPFDS; from the coding sequence ATGATTGCAAAAATTCAATTTAAAAATATCTTTTTTATTTTGCTAGGTACAGCGATTATGTCTTTTGGTCTCGTTTATTTTAATATGGAAAATAATTTAGCAGACGGAGGCTTTACTGGTATTACACTTATTTTATATTTTGTTTTAAATATTGACCCCGCTTACTCAAATATTGTTTTGAATATACCGCTGTTTATTTTGGGTTGGAAAGTGTTAGGGAGAAACGCATTTATTTACACGTTAATTGGTACTATTGCCGTATCCGTGTTTTTATGGCTTTTTCAGCGTTATAAATGGTTTGCCCTTCCATTGGATGATGACTTGACACTCGCTGCCCTTTTTGCAGGTGTATTTATCGGCACAGGGCTAGGTATCGTCTTTAGGTTCGGTGGTACGACCGGAGGTGTGGATATCATTGCTAAGCTCGGCTTTAAGTACTTTGGCTGGAGCATGGGACGAACAATGTTTATCTTTGATGCGTTGGTCATTACTTCGTCTTTATTTTATTTAAATTATAGAGAAGCTATGTATACATTACTCGCTGTGTTTGTCTCTGCTAAAGTCATCGATTTTATGCAGCAGGGTGCATATTCAGGAAAAGCTGCCATGATTATTTCAGACCATGCTTCTGATATCTCTTCAGCCATTATGCGTGAAATGGACAGAGGTGCCACCATCCTTAAAGGGAGGGGTACTTTTACGGGACATGATCGAGACGTCTTATATTGTGTTGTAGGCAGGAATGAAATGGTCCGCCTTAAAAACCTCATTTCAAAGGTTGACCCTCATGCATTTGTAACATTAACAGATGTGCAAGACGTATTAGGGGAAGGTTTTACTCTTGATGAAAATAAAAAGCCTTTTGATTCATAG
- a CDS encoding nucleotide pyrophosphohydrolase: MEEKSIADMQKEVDTYISQFKEGYFSPLAMMARLTEEMGELAREINHFYGEKPKKHSEEEKTMEQEMGDVLFVMICMANSLNIDLEEAFRLVMSKFQKRDKDRWTKIDESEEKT; encoded by the coding sequence ATGGAGGAAAAATCTATTGCCGACATGCAAAAAGAGGTTGATACTTACATATCGCAATTTAAAGAGGGCTATTTTTCGCCGTTAGCTATGATGGCGAGACTAACAGAAGAAATGGGAGAATTAGCGAGAGAAATAAATCATTTCTACGGCGAAAAACCGAAAAAACATTCCGAAGAAGAAAAGACGATGGAACAGGAAATGGGAGATGTGTTATTTGTCATGATTTGCATGGCAAATTCTTTAAACATTGATCTTGAAGAAGCTTTCCGTCTCGTGATGAGTAAATTTCAAAAAAGGGATAAGGATCGCTGGACAAAAATTGACGAATCGGAGGAAAAGACATGA
- the panB gene encoding 3-methyl-2-oxobutanoate hydroxymethyltransferase, which yields MKTTKDFKKMKKDGEQIVMVTAYDAPSADMAETAGVDCLLVGDSLGMVVLGYESTVPVTLDDMVHHTKAVKRGARETFVITDMPFLTYHSSRSETVNHARKLVQDAGAHAIKMEGNGDVITYTKHLVDAGVPVVNHLGLTPQSVGVVGGYHVQGKQESDAERLKNDAIKVEEAGACMLVLECVPESLAQQISQLLTIPVIGIGAGRFTDGQVLVYHDIIGYNNGHVPKFVKQYANINETVKKAIAQFSYDVKKRDFPEQAHVFRPLETSVSHLYGKGDTT from the coding sequence ATGAAAACGACAAAAGACTTTAAAAAGATGAAAAAAGATGGAGAACAAATTGTTATGGTAACAGCGTATGACGCCCCATCAGCAGACATGGCTGAAACGGCAGGTGTAGATTGTTTACTCGTTGGAGATTCTCTCGGAATGGTCGTACTAGGATATGAATCCACAGTACCTGTCACACTGGATGATATGGTGCATCATACGAAAGCTGTTAAACGAGGCGCTCGTGAAACATTTGTAATAACTGATATGCCCTTTCTCACTTATCATTCATCACGGTCTGAGACGGTTAATCATGCTAGAAAATTAGTCCAAGACGCAGGTGCCCATGCTATTAAAATGGAAGGTAACGGTGATGTTATTACTTACACAAAACATCTCGTAGATGCTGGTGTTCCTGTTGTAAACCATTTAGGTTTAACCCCCCAATCAGTAGGTGTAGTTGGCGGCTATCATGTACAAGGGAAACAAGAAAGTGATGCTGAAAGGTTAAAAAACGATGCGATTAAAGTAGAAGAAGCAGGAGCATGTATGCTTGTCCTTGAATGTGTCCCTGAATCATTAGCTCAACAAATTTCTCAACTATTAACTATTCCTGTTATCGGTATAGGCGCTGGAAGGTTTACTGATGGTCAAGTGCTCGTTTACCACGATATTATTGGATATAATAATGGCCATGTACCGAAATTTGTAAAGCAGTATGCCAATATAAATGAAACGGTAAAGAAAGCCATCGCTCAATTTAGTTATGATGTAAAAAAAAGGGATTTCCCCGAACAAGCACATGTCTTTCGACCGCTAGAAACAAGTGTTTCCCACCTCTATGGTAAAGGTGATACGACATGA
- a CDS encoding biotin--[acetyl-CoA-carboxylase] ligase: MKGQVLRLLREHNTTFLSGEKMSQVIGCSRTAIWKHIDALRKEGYDIIASQNKGYQLKETRAMLSEHEILSHLSNDSLFTNVNFYRSINSTQMAAQKHVSDGMTHGTLVVADEQTNGKGRLGRTWDSEKGSGVWMSLIVKPDIAFEQAPQLTLLTAVAVTRAIEELSKANITIKWPNDLLINGKKVCGILTEMQADTDRLLSVIIGIGLNVNHNDFPDPLTDIATSLFIETGKTYDRAQLIGGILAEFTKLYHLYLADGFAIIKPLWEAHASSIGQKIRARTATTVIEGKALGINDEGVLLLEDEDGKVHKIYSADIDLQ; this comes from the coding sequence ATGAAGGGACAAGTACTTAGACTACTAAGAGAACATAATACGACTTTTCTCTCCGGCGAAAAGATGAGTCAGGTGATAGGGTGCAGTAGAACGGCTATTTGGAAACATATCGATGCCCTACGTAAGGAAGGCTATGATATTATTGCTAGCCAAAATAAAGGCTATCAGCTCAAGGAAACGCGAGCAATGTTAAGTGAACACGAAATTTTATCACACCTGTCTAACGACTCTTTATTTACAAATGTTAACTTTTACCGATCGATAAATTCAACTCAAATGGCTGCACAAAAACATGTGAGTGATGGGATGACACACGGCACTTTAGTTGTTGCTGATGAACAAACGAACGGGAAAGGAAGACTGGGAAGGACATGGGATTCTGAAAAGGGCTCAGGTGTGTGGATGAGTTTAATCGTCAAACCGGACATTGCTTTTGAACAAGCTCCGCAGCTGACACTTTTAACTGCAGTTGCTGTGACACGTGCTATTGAAGAGTTGTCAAAGGCCAACATAACGATTAAATGGCCTAACGACCTTTTAATCAATGGAAAGAAAGTGTGTGGAATTTTGACGGAAATGCAGGCAGATACTGATCGATTATTATCCGTTATTATTGGTATTGGTTTAAATGTAAACCATAACGACTTTCCTGATCCATTAACTGATATAGCCACATCCCTTTTTATTGAAACAGGTAAAACCTACGATCGTGCCCAACTAATAGGTGGGATATTAGCTGAATTCACTAAACTTTACCATCTTTATTTAGCTGATGGATTCGCAATAATAAAACCGCTATGGGAAGCTCATGCCTCCTCAATTGGACAGAAGATAAGAGCAAGAACTGCGACGACTGTGATTGAAGGAAAAGCATTAGGTATTAATGATGAAGGGGTTCTACTGTTAGAAGATGAAGATGGAAAGGTACATAAAATATATTCGGCCGATATAGACTTACAGTAA
- the bshB1 gene encoding bacillithiol biosynthesis deacetylase BshB1, with protein sequence MTSFKYDIMAVGAHPDDVEIGMGGTIAKYTRLGKKVVIVNLTEAELSSNGTVEIRQKEAENACEQLGVQTRVQLQFPDRGLLESRQQATEKLVALIRKYRPRLVFAPFHKDRHPDHGHCGDICREAVFSATIKNYLPLESSKRFYVQALYYYQINGSSQPDFLIDISDDKETKYKALACFKSQFHQETNSLKTPLNSGYIEILQAREKLLGAEAGTSAAEGFFCEKPPLIHDLLGD encoded by the coding sequence ATGACGAGCTTTAAATACGATATCATGGCTGTCGGTGCTCATCCAGATGATGTGGAAATTGGAATGGGAGGCACTATAGCGAAATATACACGTCTAGGTAAAAAAGTAGTCATCGTTAATTTAACTGAAGCCGAACTATCTTCAAATGGCACAGTTGAAATTAGGCAAAAAGAAGCTGAAAATGCGTGTGAACAACTAGGGGTACAGACACGTGTTCAACTTCAATTTCCTGATAGAGGCCTTTTAGAATCTCGCCAGCAGGCGACAGAGAAGCTAGTGGCATTAATAAGGAAATATAGGCCGAGACTTGTGTTTGCCCCATTCCATAAAGATCGTCACCCTGATCATGGGCATTGTGGGGATATATGCCGAGAAGCTGTATTCTCTGCTACTATAAAAAACTATTTACCACTCGAATCTAGTAAACGTTTTTACGTTCAAGCTTTATACTACTATCAAATTAACGGAAGTTCACAACCAGATTTTCTTATCGATATTAGTGATGATAAAGAAACGAAATACAAGGCATTAGCATGCTTTAAAAGTCAATTCCATCAAGAGACTAACTCACTCAAAACACCTTTGAATTCTGGATATATAGAAATATTGCAAGCAAGAGAAAAACTATTAGGTGCTGAAGCAGGTACTTCTGCAGCAGAAGGTTTTTTTTGTGAAAAGCCACCACTTATACACGATCTGTTAGGAGACTAA
- the bshA gene encoding N-acetyl-alpha-D-glucosaminyl L-malate synthase BshA codes for MTYKIGITCYPTVGGSGVVATELGKALAEKGHQIHFITSSLPFRLDEQKANIYFHEVIVNQYSVFRYPPYDLALASKMAEIITCEELDILHVHYAIPHAISAYLAKEMVDRDVKIVTTLHGTDITVLGYDPSLSNMIKFGIEKSDAVTAVSRDLIHQTKSLLHIQRSISPVYNFVDERIYYPRETDELRKSFEIDSDVHIISHISNFRKVKRVQDVVRVFEKVQQKTKAVLMLIGEGPELPVIKDLVKKLELSHRVFFLGNQKRVAEIVSMSDVKLLLSEKESFGLVILEAMACGVPVIGTNIGGIPEVIEDGKSGFICEVGDIESIAARTLYLLKNPMMRKQMAQEALKRATVTFHQNRIVADYEKIYHKVLKELG; via the coding sequence ATGACCTATAAAATTGGGATTACATGCTATCCTACCGTAGGTGGTTCTGGAGTAGTAGCAACTGAATTGGGCAAGGCACTAGCTGAAAAAGGACATCAGATTCATTTTATTACGTCTAGCTTACCTTTTCGGCTTGACGAGCAAAAGGCAAATATTTATTTTCATGAAGTGATTGTTAACCAATATTCTGTTTTTCGCTACCCTCCATATGATCTAGCTCTAGCAAGTAAAATGGCTGAGATAATAACGTGTGAAGAACTTGATATCTTACATGTCCACTATGCTATCCCTCATGCTATAAGTGCATATTTAGCAAAAGAGATGGTCGATAGAGACGTAAAAATAGTAACGACACTTCATGGGACTGATATAACAGTGCTAGGCTACGATCCCTCTTTATCCAATATGATTAAATTTGGAATCGAAAAATCTGATGCTGTTACAGCCGTTTCCCGTGACTTAATTCACCAAACAAAATCTCTTTTACATATTCAACGATCGATTTCACCAGTTTATAATTTTGTTGACGAACGAATCTATTATCCAAGGGAAACTGACGAGTTGAGAAAATCTTTTGAAATAGACTCAGATGTTCACATCATTTCCCATATCTCAAACTTTCGTAAAGTTAAACGAGTACAAGATGTGGTGCGAGTTTTTGAAAAAGTACAACAAAAAACGAAAGCTGTTTTAATGTTGATTGGAGAAGGACCAGAATTACCAGTTATTAAAGATCTTGTGAAAAAATTAGAACTTTCGCATCGTGTCTTTTTCCTTGGTAATCAAAAGAGAGTTGCTGAGATCGTTTCAATGAGCGATGTAAAATTATTGCTTTCTGAAAAAGAAAGTTTTGGACTTGTCATTTTAGAAGCGATGGCGTGCGGAGTCCCTGTTATAGGGACTAATATTGGTGGAATACCGGAAGTTATCGAGGATGGTAAAAGCGGTTTTATTTGCGAAGTTGGAGACATTGAAAGTATTGCTGCTCGAACGCTTTATTTGCTTAAAAACCCGATGATGAGAAAACAAATGGCACAGGAAGCATTAAAGCGAGCAACCGTTACATTTCATCAAAATCGCATTGTAGCAGATTATGAGAAAATTTATCATAAAGTATTGAAAGAGTTGGGGTAA
- a CDS encoding YpiF family protein — protein MKWQAENFHMYEQAKEYVDTALIPLVPLKWGEEEKQTIIKGEYTSYLAEYLETQFTGRVFLMPSFTYLVVEQGEDKLKRLKQWDKHLVDNGFKHIIYITADITWRTVASQLPDELIWIPVSTVESMDKTQFRATIEQQAKELMPIFTTKWQAVPKSREE, from the coding sequence ATGAAATGGCAAGCAGAAAATTTCCATATGTATGAGCAGGCTAAGGAGTATGTGGATACTGCTTTAATACCACTTGTCCCATTAAAATGGGGAGAAGAAGAGAAACAAACAATTATAAAAGGAGAATACACGTCTTACTTGGCAGAGTATCTAGAAACTCAGTTTACGGGTAGAGTGTTTTTAATGCCTTCTTTCACTTATTTAGTAGTTGAACAGGGTGAAGATAAGTTAAAAAGGTTAAAGCAGTGGGATAAGCATCTTGTTGATAATGGATTTAAACATATCATTTACATAACGGCTGATATTACATGGCGTACGGTCGCCTCACAACTACCAGATGAGTTAATATGGATACCTGTGTCTACGGTAGAATCAATGGATAAAACGCAATTTCGAGCAACGATAGAGCAGCAGGCAAAAGAGCTAATGCCAATTTTTACGACAAAGTGGCAAGCTGTACCAAAATCTAGAGAGGAATAG
- a CDS encoding DUF1405 domain-containing protein, with the protein MIYLHTILRQRWFIALLLIINIAGTIYGYMWYDNQLATTPIHFMIFVPDSPTASLFFCFVLAAFLFGRNLPLFEALAAVTLLKYGIWAVVMILAAAAAGTPIGILNYMLIVSHLGMAIQGLLYTPYYRIKGWHLIVVAVWTLHNDVIDYVYGMHPWVASSIQPYIQEIGYFTFWLSISCLLVVYWLNNLYNDYTIEGFSNR; encoded by the coding sequence ATGATATACTTACATACAATTTTACGTCAACGTTGGTTTATTGCTTTATTACTTATAATAAATATAGCCGGAACTATTTATGGATATATGTGGTATGATAATCAGCTTGCAACAACGCCAATTCACTTTATGATATTTGTACCAGATAGTCCGACAGCTAGTCTGTTTTTTTGCTTTGTATTAGCTGCTTTTTTGTTCGGTAGGAATTTACCGCTGTTTGAAGCACTTGCTGCTGTCACATTGCTCAAATACGGGATTTGGGCTGTCGTTATGATCTTAGCAGCAGCTGCAGCAGGAACACCAATTGGCATTCTTAATTATATGTTGATCGTGTCTCATTTGGGGATGGCTATACAAGGATTACTATATACTCCTTATTACAGGATTAAAGGCTGGCATTTGATTGTCGTGGCTGTTTGGACACTTCACAATGATGTGATTGATTATGTCTATGGGATGCATCCGTGGGTTGCGTCATCCATTCAGCCTTATATCCAAGAGATTGGTTACTTTACATTTTGGTTGAGCATTAGTTGTCTCTTAGTTGTATACTGGTTAAATAACTTATATAACGACTATACAATTGAAGGGTTTTCAAACAGATAA
- a CDS encoding cytochrome b6, whose product MLQKIYDWVDERLDITPMWRDIADHEVPEHVNPAHHFSAFVYCFGGLTFFVVVIQILSGMFLTMYYVPDIIHAYESVYYLQNEVTHGMIVRGMHHWGASLVIVMMFLHTLRVFFTGSYKKPRELNWVVGVLLFFVILGLGFTGYLLPWDMKAYFATVVGLEIAESAPIIGGFARTLLAGGEIIGAQTLTRFFAIHVFFLPGALLGLLGAHFYMIRKQGISGPL is encoded by the coding sequence ATGCTGCAAAAAATATATGATTGGGTGGACGAGCGTTTAGATATTACACCGATGTGGCGTGATATTGCTGATCATGAAGTGCCAGAACACGTCAATCCGGCTCATCATTTCTCAGCTTTTGTTTATTGTTTTGGCGGTCTAACTTTTTTCGTTGTCGTCATTCAAATACTATCCGGCATGTTCTTAACCATGTACTATGTTCCGGATATCATTCATGCGTATGAATCTGTTTACTATCTTCAAAATGAAGTGACTCACGGGATGATCGTTCGAGGAATGCATCATTGGGGAGCAAGTCTTGTCATTGTCATGATGTTTCTTCATACATTGAGGGTTTTCTTTACTGGTTCATATAAAAAACCTCGTGAATTAAACTGGGTCGTTGGTGTCTTACTCTTTTTTGTTATATTAGGACTTGGCTTTACAGGCTACCTACTTCCTTGGGATATGAAAGCTTATTTTGCTACTGTTGTAGGCTTGGAAATTGCAGAAAGTGCACCGATTATTGGTGGTTTTGCAAGAACATTGTTAGCCGGTGGTGAGATTATCGGGGCGCAAACATTAACACGATTTTTTGCAATTCACGTATTCTTCCTACCTGGTGCATTATTAGGATTATTGGGGGCCCACTTTTACATGATTCGTAAGCAAGGAATTTCTGGACCGCTGTAA
- a CDS encoding c-type cytochrome — MHRGKGMKFVGDSRVPAERKPNIPKDYSEYPGKTEAFWPNFLLREWMVGAVFLVGFLVLTVAHPAPLERMADPTDSGYIPLPDWYFLFLYQLLKYEFAAGQYTVIGAVVIPGIAFGALLLAPWLDTSKERRPLKRPVASSLMLLAVASIIFLTWESVDDHDWEAAAQQGEIVEDIEIDESAAGYEIYQSQDSCIGCHGGDMLGGAAGPNIFESDYEKEDVMEIIQNGIGDMPGDQFDGTDEELEILAAFIANDGQDPDNGNGGNDDGDEAGND, encoded by the coding sequence ATGCATCGCGGGAAAGGGATGAAGTTTGTTGGTGACTCACGTGTCCCAGCAGAACGGAAACCAAATATACCGAAGGATTATTCAGAATACCCAGGGAAAACAGAGGCCTTCTGGCCGAATTTTTTACTCCGTGAGTGGATGGTTGGTGCTGTTTTTCTCGTTGGATTTTTAGTTCTTACTGTTGCTCATCCGGCACCTTTGGAACGAATGGCGGATCCTACAGATTCTGGTTACATACCGTTGCCAGACTGGTATTTTCTGTTTTTATACCAGTTACTAAAGTATGAATTTGCAGCTGGTCAGTACACTGTTATTGGAGCAGTCGTTATTCCAGGAATAGCTTTTGGAGCATTACTATTAGCTCCTTGGCTTGATACTAGTAAAGAACGACGGCCGTTAAAACGTCCGGTTGCTAGCAGTTTAATGTTACTGGCAGTGGCTTCAATTATCTTCCTTACGTGGGAATCTGTTGACGACCATGATTGGGAAGCAGCAGCCCAGCAAGGAGAAATAGTAGAAGACATCGAAATTGATGAATCTGCTGCAGGATACGAAATTTATCAATCTCAAGACTCCTGTATTGGTTGCCACGGTGGAGACATGTTAGGTGGTGCTGCAGGGCCAAACATATTTGAGAGTGATTATGAAAAAGAAGATGTTATGGAGATCATTCAAAATGGTATTGGTGATATGCCTGGAGATCAATTTGACGGGACCGATGAAGAGCTTGAGATCTTAGCCGCCTTTATTGCTAATGATGGACAGGATCCAGACAATGGAAATGGTGGCAATGACGACGGTGATGAAGCAGGTAATGACTAA
- a CDS encoding ubiquinol-cytochrome c reductase iron-sulfur subunit, protein MCEFVLRTVSEGGKVVSDEKKHRVSRRQFLTYTLTGVGGFMAAGMISPMVRMALDPALGATGESDFVSVGITEDQLTDEPQLVNFQVEVDDAWYQSEQAQTAWIYKDGEEIIALSPTCTHLGCTVNWDANENYPEQFYCPCHDGRFERDGTNIPGTPPTRPLDIYEVEVRDGAIYLGQIIQRNA, encoded by the coding sequence ATGTGTGAGTTTGTGTTAAGAACTGTAAGTGAAGGAGGGAAGGTCGTGAGTGACGAGAAAAAACACCGGGTGTCTAGACGTCAATTTTTAACTTATACTTTAACAGGTGTAGGCGGTTTCATGGCGGCGGGTATGATAAGCCCTATGGTCAGAATGGCGTTGGACCCTGCGTTAGGGGCAACCGGAGAATCAGATTTTGTATCGGTCGGTATTACTGAAGATCAACTGACTGATGAGCCTCAGCTCGTGAACTTTCAAGTCGAAGTTGACGATGCGTGGTACCAATCAGAACAAGCCCAAACTGCATGGATTTATAAAGATGGCGAAGAGATTATTGCGTTATCACCTACCTGTACACATTTAGGCTGTACAGTTAACTGGGATGCCAACGAAAATTATCCGGAGCAGTTTTATTGTCCATGTCATGACGGACGATTTGAAAGAGACGGGACAAACATTCCAGGTACGCCACCGACGCGACCGTTGGACATCTATGAAGTGGAAGTCCGTGACGGAGCGATTTATCTTGGACAAATCATTCAGCGTAATGCTTAA
- a CDS encoding methylglyoxal synthase, with protein MNIAFIAHDKKKDDMVRFTMAYEKVLESHELFSTGTTGKRIMAETSLKIHRFKSGPLGGDQQVGALIADNKMDLVVFFKDPLTAQPHEPDITALIRLCDVYTIPLATNMATAEILLSGLQRGEFKWREIIKEEERYDEL; from the coding sequence ATGAATATAGCGTTCATTGCTCACGATAAAAAGAAAGATGATATGGTGCGCTTTACGATGGCTTATGAAAAAGTATTAGAAAGTCACGAGCTATTTTCCACGGGGACGACAGGCAAACGAATCATGGCAGAAACATCATTAAAGATTCACCGATTCAAATCAGGACCATTAGGTGGAGATCAGCAAGTGGGTGCTCTTATTGCAGATAATAAGATGGATTTAGTTGTATTTTTTAAAGACCCTCTCACAGCACAGCCGCATGAGCCTGATATTACAGCACTTATAAGGCTGTGTGACGTGTATACTATTCCTTTAGCTACTAATATGGCGACTGCGGAAATACTATTGTCAGGCTTACAACGCGGTGAATTCAAATGGCGAGAAATAATTAAAGAGGAAGAGCGATATGACGAGCTTTAA
- a CDS encoding 4-hydroxy-tetrahydrodipicolinate reductase, whose product MINIVIAGPRGNMGKEAVKMVTKEPDFRLTAVVDRKYNGFQMKDVEEMEDLDVPVFEDMAECFQHVSCEVLIDLTSPESGKKHMLTAFDYGVRPVVGTTGFTEEDIKELSLIAEEKELGAIIAPNFAIGAILLMKFSQQAAKYLSDVEIIEQHHDRKLDAPSGTAVKTAELISEVRESKQQGHPDETEQLKGARGANYEGMRIHSVRLPGLVAHQEVIFGGEGQSLKLRHDSFNRASFMPGVKLACETVLTLPGLVYGLDQIID is encoded by the coding sequence ATGATAAATATAGTCATAGCAGGGCCACGTGGAAATATGGGGAAGGAAGCAGTGAAAATGGTGACAAAAGAACCTGACTTCCGCTTAACGGCTGTCGTTGATCGTAAATATAATGGTTTTCAAATGAAAGACGTAGAAGAAATGGAAGACCTTGATGTGCCAGTTTTTGAAGATATGGCTGAATGTTTTCAACACGTGTCATGTGAAGTGCTCATTGACTTAACCAGTCCTGAATCAGGTAAGAAGCATATGCTCACTGCTTTTGATTATGGCGTTCGGCCTGTAGTAGGAACAACAGGATTTACAGAAGAGGACATTAAAGAACTTTCTCTTATAGCAGAAGAAAAGGAGTTAGGTGCTATTATTGCCCCTAATTTTGCTATCGGGGCGATCTTATTGATGAAATTTTCTCAGCAGGCAGCTAAGTATCTTTCTGATGTGGAAATAATTGAACAGCACCATGATCGAAAATTGGATGCCCCCTCCGGAACAGCTGTTAAAACAGCAGAATTAATTTCTGAAGTAAGAGAATCAAAACAACAAGGTCATCCTGATGAAACAGAGCAACTTAAGGGGGCTCGTGGTGCAAATTATGAGGGAATGCGTATACATAGTGTTCGCTTGCCAGGACTTGTAGCACATCAAGAGGTTATTTTTGGTGGTGAAGGACAATCGCTGAAGCTGCGGCATGATTCTTTTAATAGAGCGTCATTTATGCCGGGAGTTAAACTAGCGTGTGAGACAGTGCTGACATTACCGGGACTTGTGTATGGACTAGATCAGATTATTGATTAG
- a CDS encoding zinc metallopeptidase: MFGSLGGYLIYIAILMIIPLWAQSRVKNTYRKYSQVASSSRMSGAEVARQILNDNGLYDVNVEPVKGQLTDHYDPRKKVVRLSEHNYYGHSVAGAAVAAHEVGHALQDAEGYSFLKFRSALVPVASFGSNISIFLILGGMLLTITELFLAGIVLMSFAVLFQLVTLPVEFNASSRAMDQVVSLGVIRNDEERETKKVLDAAALTYVAAALVAVAELVRFILMYVMMNRD; this comes from the coding sequence ATGTTTGGATCTTTAGGCGGATACCTAATATATATTGCCATTTTAATGATTATCCCATTATGGGCCCAGTCCCGAGTTAAAAATACGTATCGTAAATATTCGCAAGTAGCCTCATCATCCCGTATGAGTGGTGCCGAAGTTGCAAGGCAAATCTTAAATGATAATGGTTTATATGATGTTAATGTGGAACCTGTTAAAGGTCAATTAACGGACCACTATGACCCAAGAAAAAAAGTAGTCAGGCTTTCAGAGCATAACTATTACGGTCATTCTGTTGCTGGTGCAGCAGTTGCTGCCCATGAAGTAGGTCATGCTCTTCAAGATGCAGAGGGGTATAGTTTCTTAAAATTTCGATCTGCTCTAGTCCCGGTTGCAAGTTTCGGATCAAATATTTCTATTTTTCTAATATTAGGCGGGATGCTTTTAACAATAACAGAATTGTTCCTCGCGGGGATTGTTCTCATGTCATTCGCTGTATTATTCCAGCTCGTGACATTACCTGTAGAATTTAATGCGTCAAGCAGAGCGATGGACCAAGTAGTATCTCTTGGTGTTATCCGTAATGATGAAGAGCGAGAAACAAAGAAAGTGTTGGATGCAGCAGCACTAACTTATGTAGCTGCGGCATTAGTGGCTGTTGCCGAGTTAGTTCGTTTTATTTTAATGTATGTCATGATGAATAGAGATTAA